One region of Chryseobacterium muglaense genomic DNA includes:
- a CDS encoding PDDEXK nuclease domain-containing protein, whose product MKDLQNTQLLQDISALLDDARKNVVVAVNHTMVLTYFEIGRMIVEEEQNGENRAQYGKAVLKDLSLHLTAKFGKGFSDTNLRQMRNFYVLYSEQIQQTLSAESQNIISSTLLTNSEVDNQSNEKSQTLSANFKLSWSHYLKLMRIKDINERKFYEIESFKNNWSLRELQRQYDAALYTRLALSKNKEEIIQLSEKGQIIEKPRDLIKDPYILEFLGLPEKSTYSENDLESELIDKLEHFLLELGNGFTFVSRQKRISFDEKQFRIDLVFYNRILKCFVLIDLKIGELKHQDIGQMQMYVNYFDREKRLEDENKTIGIILCQDKSEALVRYTLPEDNEQIFASKYLTVLPSKEDFINILNSDNGKIS is encoded by the coding sequence ATGAAAGATTTACAAAATACACAACTTCTACAAGATATTTCTGCATTACTAGATGATGCCAGAAAAAACGTTGTTGTCGCTGTAAATCATACCATGGTTCTTACTTATTTCGAGATTGGTAGAATGATTGTAGAAGAAGAGCAAAACGGGGAAAACCGAGCCCAATACGGTAAAGCGGTGTTAAAAGATTTGTCTTTGCATCTTACTGCGAAATTTGGGAAGGGGTTTTCTGATACCAATCTTCGACAAATGAGAAATTTTTATGTTTTATATTCAGAACAAATTCAGCAGACACTGTCTGCTGAATCTCAAAATATAATATCGTCAACACTGTTGACGAATTCGGAGGTTGATAATCAATCAAATGAAAAAAGTCAGACACTGTCTGCGAATTTCAAATTATCTTGGTCGCATTACCTAAAATTAATGCGCATTAAAGACATCAATGAAAGAAAATTCTACGAAATTGAATCTTTTAAAAACAACTGGAGCTTACGAGAATTGCAAAGACAATACGATGCAGCTTTATATACAAGATTAGCTTTAAGTAAAAATAAAGAAGAGATTATTCAATTGTCTGAAAAAGGACAAATTATAGAAAAACCAAGAGACCTTATCAAAGATCCGTACATTTTAGAATTTCTTGGACTGCCCGAAAAATCAACTTATTCTGAAAATGATTTAGAAAGTGAGTTAATTGATAAATTAGAGCATTTTCTTTTGGAATTAGGAAACGGGTTTACCTTTGTTTCAAGGCAAAAAAGAATTAGCTTTGATGAAAAGCAATTTCGCATCGATTTGGTTTTTTACAACAGAATTTTAAAATGCTTTGTTCTTATTGATTTAAAAATAGGCGAACTAAAACATCAGGATATCGGGCAAATGCAGATGTATGTGAATTATTTCGACAGAGAAAAACGTCTCGAAGACGAAAACAAAACCATCGGCATCATCCTTTGTCAAGACAAAAGTGAAGCATTAGTACGATATACACTCCCGGAAGATAATGAGCAGATTTTCGCAAGTAAATATCTTACCGTGTTGCCAAGTAAAGAAGATTTTATTAACATATTAAACTCAGACAATGGAAAAATTTCATAA
- the miaB gene encoding tRNA (N6-isopentenyl adenosine(37)-C2)-methylthiotransferase MiaB produces the protein MQEKYIDETKQGEAFAIAEKDGNSKKLFLESYGCQMNFSDSEIVASILNEQGYNTTLKVEEADLILLNTCSIREKAEQTVRMRLAQFKNLKKERPNMTVGVLGCMAERLKTKFLEEEQLVDLVVGPDAYRDLPNLLKETEDGRDAINVILSKEETYADINPVRLGGNGVTAFVTITRGCDNMCTFCVVPFTRGRERSRDPHSIIEECKSLWENGYKEITLLGQNVDSYLWYGGGPKKDFAKASEMQKATAVSFVQLLDLVAKAIPEMRIRFSTSNPQDMSLDVFRMIAKHDNICNYVHLPVQSGSNKMLEAMNRQHTREEYLELIRKAKEIVPDISFSQDMIIGFCNETEEDHQDTLSLMREVEFDYGYMFSYSERPGTPAHKKMEDNIPADVKQRRLAEVIALQGELSRKRMEGYVGRVHEVLIEGISRKNKKQWKGRNSQNAVCVFDMQEGQKMGDIVNVFVFDNTQGTLLGETVKK, from the coding sequence GTGCAGGAAAAATATATAGACGAAACAAAACAGGGAGAAGCTTTTGCGATTGCAGAAAAAGATGGCAACTCCAAGAAATTATTCTTGGAAAGCTACGGCTGTCAGATGAATTTTTCTGATTCTGAAATTGTTGCGTCAATTCTTAACGAGCAAGGCTATAATACAACATTAAAGGTTGAAGAAGCCGATTTAATTCTTCTTAATACCTGCTCAATTCGTGAGAAAGCTGAGCAAACCGTAAGAATGCGTTTAGCGCAATTTAAAAATCTTAAGAAAGAAAGACCCAACATGACGGTGGGAGTTCTAGGTTGTATGGCTGAAAGGCTTAAAACCAAATTTTTAGAAGAAGAACAATTGGTTGACCTTGTTGTAGGTCCCGATGCTTACAGAGATTTGCCAAACCTTCTAAAAGAAACTGAGGACGGAAGAGATGCTATCAACGTTATTCTCTCAAAAGAAGAAACGTATGCAGACATCAATCCGGTTCGTTTAGGCGGAAATGGAGTTACAGCTTTTGTAACAATTACGAGAGGTTGCGATAATATGTGTACTTTTTGCGTAGTTCCGTTTACGAGAGGTAGAGAAAGAAGCCGCGATCCGCATTCGATTATTGAAGAATGTAAAAGTTTGTGGGAAAACGGGTATAAAGAAATTACTTTATTAGGTCAAAACGTTGATTCTTACCTTTGGTACGGAGGCGGCCCTAAAAAAGATTTCGCCAAAGCTTCAGAAATGCAGAAAGCAACCGCTGTAAGTTTTGTTCAATTGCTTGATTTAGTGGCTAAAGCAATTCCTGAAATGAGAATCAGGTTCTCAACATCCAACCCTCAGGATATGAGTTTGGATGTGTTCAGAATGATTGCAAAACACGATAATATATGTAATTATGTTCACCTTCCTGTTCAAAGTGGGAGCAATAAAATGCTTGAAGCGATGAACAGACAACATACCCGTGAAGAATATTTAGAACTCATTAGAAAAGCGAAAGAAATTGTTCCGGATATTTCTTTTTCACAAGATATGATTATCGGTTTCTGTAATGAGACTGAAGAAGACCACCAGGATACTTTGAGCTTAATGAGAGAAGTAGAATTCGATTACGGCTACATGTTCTCATATTCTGAAAGACCAGGAACTCCGGCTCATAAAAAAATGGAAGACAATATTCCGGCAGATGTTAAACAGAGACGTTTAGCAGAAGTAATTGCTTTGCAGGGTGAGCTTTCAAGAAAAAGAATGGAAGGTTACGTTGGTAGAGTGCACGAAGTTTTAATTGAAGGAATTTCAAGGAAAAATAAAAAACAGTGGAAAGGAAGAAATTCTCAGAATGCTGTTTGCGTATTCGATATGCAGGAAGGTCAAAAAATGGGTGACATTGTGAACGTTTTTGTATTTGACAATACACAAGGCACGCTTTTAGGGGAAACTGTAAAAAAATAA
- a CDS encoding energy transducer TonB has translation MRYKLYIFIFLLNAILFKAQLLDEYPKNQDFYEGGLIGFYQEAHDYLVKSKAKECDKNEIYQPRIIVTKEKVIKLIQDSDPDNISKNKCAYDLSMELIKNLEKWKPAEVKGTQFGAITEFIIYPPDLMGNYKQGYNALNFIKHAKYPKGFKAFQKEFNTNVRTLFRDYQIQGAINLEFYINQKGEISNIRIYPPVDNKTFNVDVARTIKRLNKTWMPANYSGIPIKQRIAFPVQFTTTFTEHRTGEEN, from the coding sequence ATGAGATACAAATTATACATTTTTATATTTCTTTTAAATGCAATTCTTTTTAAAGCTCAACTTCTAGATGAGTACCCCAAGAACCAAGATTTTTATGAAGGTGGTTTGATAGGTTTCTATCAGGAAGCACATGATTATCTTGTGAAATCTAAAGCAAAAGAATGTGATAAAAATGAAATTTATCAACCGAGGATTATCGTTACCAAAGAAAAAGTAATTAAGCTCATCCAAGATAGCGATCCGGATAACATCTCGAAAAATAAATGCGCCTATGATTTGTCTATGGAGCTTATTAAAAATCTTGAGAAATGGAAGCCTGCAGAAGTTAAAGGAACGCAGTTTGGTGCTATCACAGAATTTATTATTTATCCTCCCGATCTTATGGGCAACTATAAACAAGGATATAATGCATTAAATTTTATAAAGCATGCCAAATATCCTAAAGGTTTTAAGGCATTTCAAAAAGAATTTAATACTAATGTTAGAACTCTTTTTCGTGATTATCAAATCCAAGGTGCAATTAATTTAGAATTTTATATCAATCAAAAAGGAGAGATTTCAAATATAAGAATCTATCCGCCTGTAGATAATAAAACTTTTAATGTGGATGTTGCGAGAACAATTAAAAGGCTAAATAAGACTTGGATGCCAGCAAACTATTCCGGTATTCCTATAAAACAGCGTATTGCTTTTCCTGTACAATTTACCACAACTTTTACAGAGCATCGTACAGGAGAAGAAAATTAA
- a CDS encoding energy transducer TonB: protein MKKYFFVLILLIGFKSFAQESQVESENLPRTEKAEFPGGDEVFTKEFLKIIHGYIDLSKYAVNGQFTFLFDVTTDGKVDNLKVLPKVKDSELFIDDMNFAIKNVKKKWKPAIQDGKPVVSKKVIKINFTSDHFDHGD from the coding sequence ATGAAAAAATATTTTTTTGTACTTATTCTGTTAATCGGATTTAAAAGCTTCGCTCAGGAGTCTCAAGTTGAATCTGAGAATCTCCCCAGAACAGAAAAAGCCGAATTTCCTGGAGGAGACGAGGTTTTTACTAAAGAATTTTTAAAAATAATTCATGGCTATATTGATTTAAGTAAATATGCTGTGAATGGTCAGTTTACTTTTCTTTTCGATGTCACTACAGATGGGAAGGTCGATAATCTTAAAGTTTTACCTAAAGTAAAAGACAGTGAATTGTTTATAGACGATATGAATTTCGCCATTAAAAACGTGAAGAAAAAATGGAAACCTGCAATACAGGACGGAAAACCAGTCGTTTCAAAAAAAGTTATTAAAATAAATTTCACTTCAGATCATTTTGATCACGGAGATTAA
- a CDS encoding energy transducer TonB codes for MKTLTLFIGLFAANFAFAQDLEDRDESFIVENNKNLLKIDIKEPFMQVAVKGCNDFQAASFEGGAAAYKNILRKYMYTYLNSDFYTLTGDFTFTLTIDAMGRVIDVAGDPKVLNSDVFFDDMQYVVRRIKKDWKPAMCNGQPVKSEMKLKMSFSSLSADM; via the coding sequence ATGAAAACACTAACATTATTTATAGGGCTTTTTGCTGCGAACTTTGCATTTGCCCAAGATCTTGAAGATAGAGACGAATCTTTTATCGTAGAAAACAACAAAAATCTTTTAAAAATAGATATTAAAGAACCTTTTATGCAGGTTGCTGTGAAAGGTTGTAACGATTTTCAGGCAGCAAGTTTTGAAGGCGGAGCTGCGGCTTACAAGAATATTCTCAGAAAATATATGTACACGTATCTGAACTCAGATTTTTATACTTTAACAGGTGATTTTACATTTACACTAACCATTGATGCAATGGGCAGAGTAATTGATGTAGCCGGAGATCCTAAAGTCTTGAACAGTGATGTATTCTTTGATGATATGCAGTATGTAGTAAGAAGAATCAAGAAAGATTGGAAGCCCGCAATGTGTAACGGGCAACCCGTAAAATCTGAAATGAAGCTGAAGATGAGCTTCTCATCATTATCTGCCGATATGTAA